A single window of Malus sylvestris chromosome 5, drMalSylv7.2, whole genome shotgun sequence DNA harbors:
- the LOC126623706 gene encoding disease resistance protein RPV1-like isoform X16, whose product MGLIGFIQVFNIIIIAIGTLLYMCCRSLTFSSSSSAADSDVSAADSAVDSTVVAADDAADIPRRREKYDVFISFRGEDTRNTFTSHLHAALQQKNIETYIDNRLKRGEAIGPALLKAIKKSTLWVIIFSQKYASSTWCLEELVHILKCNDRGQSVIPIFYHTHASDVRKQKGSYEVAFAEHQKRVKDSIDKVPEWKEALTNAANIAGFHHSENTGTDADLVKKVVEHIWTKLCRESSCNLKGLVGIESRIEQIESLLGIHSTDACITVGIWGMGGIGKTTLAQAVFHKLSSKFKGGCFLVNVREREQKDGLEHLQNTLVREIFKEQNLSIGSTLVRDRLSHTKVLIVLDDVSSSMQMESLAGERLQYGTGSRIIITSRDKGTLRQTVEEEKIYEVKGLNPDDALELFCLFAFKNNSTCRTDYKELVEKAVHYAGHVPLALIVLGSLFFNRKSKEDWEDEFNKLKRFPSVDIQKVLRISYDGLGENEKEIFLDIACFHKGGYVDVVKRMLDVRGFFAKTGITILIDLSLISKDSKWGRETIEMHDLLQEMGRTIVQEQCSEDPGKRKRLFTDEDVYRVLKSNTETPIVQAILVDWHKIEERSLKRADFKVMSNLKMLIVDNFQIFDHNRDCKLNMSLDLPDSLRYIYWPEYPLESLSANFSPENLVELHMPYSRVKKLWKEDQRLVNLEVIDVAWSKNLIEVPNLSRSPKIVHIDLPGCDKLVEIPRYFRDLDKLIHIDLGHCTSLKYLSEMAGNIKYLNLEGSGIKELPESVWSNEHISYLDISHCKDLQKLPSNKCNLKVSGCFKVDGCTSLGEFSELPRDISKLSLVGCKRLVSLPTNICKLKCLEELNLSECSKLQNFPEILEPMEHLKSLNLSSTAIEELHSSIEFFPALKRLTLSHCQRLSSIPKSICKLKYLEKLNLSCCSKLENFPEILEPMKHLEYLNLSETSVQELHSSIEFLPALKNIELKGCKRLSSIPKSICKLKYLEELDLSYCYELESFPEILEPMEHLKSLNLRGTAVRELHSSIKFLHALKRIELQDCKRLSSIPKSICKLKYLEELNLSCCSKLENFPVIFEPMEHLKSLNLRGTAIKELHSSIKFLPALKKIELEGCKRLSSIPSSICKLKYLEELNLSCCFELENFPEILEPMEHLKSLNLSGTAVKELPLSIEFLPALTYIQLCGCKRLSSIPTSICKLKYLKELDLSYCSELESFPEILEPMEHLGSLNLSGTTVEELHSSIEFLPALKEIRLRDCKRLSSIPKSICKLKYLEELDLSCCSQLENFPENLEPMEHLKSLNLSGTIVTELHSLIKFLPVLKRIQLRGCERLSSIPKNICKFKYLEELDLSYCSQLENFPEILEPMEHLKSLNFSGTAVKELHSLIKFLPALKRIQLRGCERLSSIPKSICKLKYLEELDLSCCSELENFPEIMEPMEHLKFLNLSGTAVQELHSSIKFLPALRRIQLRACQSLSIMPKNICKLKYLVELDLSYCFQLENFPEFLELMEHLKSLNLSGTAVKKLPSSIEFLLGLKIIQLQGCKRLSSIPKNICKLKYLEELNLSCCSELENFPEILEPMEHLKSLNLSGTAVKELPLSIEFLPALTYIQLCGCKKLSSIPKSICKLKYLKELDLSYCSELESFPEIMEPMEHLKFLNLSGTAVQELHSSIEFLLALKEIQLQDCKRLSSIPKSICKLKYLEKLDLSCCSKLENFPEILEPMEHLKSLNLSETTVKELHSSIEFLPALKEIRLGDCKRLPSSQEQIDDLIKAYNYHTKHL is encoded by the exons atggggttGATTGGGTtcattcaagttttcaacatcatcatcatcgcCATTGGGACTCTGTTGTACATGTGCTGCAGATCATTAACattttcttcttcgtcttctgcGGCAGATTCTGATGTTTCTGCTGCTGATTCTGCCGTTGATTCTACTGTTGTTGCTGCTGATGATGCTGCTGATATCCCCCGCCGTCGAGAAAAGTATGACGTGTTTATCAGCTTCCGAGGTGAGGACACCCGCAATACATTTACCAGCCATCTTCATGCTGCCCTACAGCAGAAGAACATTGAAACCTACATAGATAACAGACTTAAGAGAGGAGAAGCGATCGGACCTGCTCTTCTAAAGGCAATCAAGAAATCGACGCTTTGGGTGATCATTTTCTCACAAAAGTATGCTTCTTCCACATGGTGTTTGGAAGAACTAGTGCATATACTCAAATGCAACGACAGAGGCCAGTCTGTGATACCCATTTTTTACCATACCCATGCATCGGATGTACGAAAACAAAAAGGGAGTTATGAGGTTGCATTTGCTGAACACCAAAAACGTGTCAAGGACAGTATCGACAAGGTGCCCGAGTGGAAGGAGGCTTTGACTAATGCAGCCAATATAGCTGGgtttcaccattctgaaaacACAGG GACGGATGCCGATTTAGTCAAGAAAGTTGTTGAGCATATTTGGACCAAATTGTGTCGCGAATCATCGTGCAATTTAAAGGGCCTTGTTGGAATTGAAAGTCGCATCGAGCAAATCGAATCGCTGTTAGGCATTCATTCAACGGACGCTTGCATCACTGTAGGTATTTGGGGAATGGGTGGTATTGGCAAGACCACCCTTGCTCAAGCCGTATTTCACAAACTCTCTTCTAAATTCAAAGGCGGTTGTTTTCTTGTAAATGTTAGGGAGAGAGAACAAAAAGATGGGCTAGAACACTTGCAAAATACACTTGTCCGTGAGATATTCAAGGAACAAAATTTATCCATAGGATCAACTCTTGTTCGAGATAGGCTCAGCCATACAAAGGtcctcattgttcttgatgatgtgaGTAGTTCAATGCAAATGGAAAGTCTAGCGGGCGAGCGTCTTCAGTATGGCACTGGAAGTAGAATCATTATCACAAGTAGAGACAAGGGCACACTTAGGCAAACTGTTGAAGAGGAAAAGATCTACGAGGTTAAGGGATTAAATCCGGATGATGCTCTTGAgctcttttgtttgtttgctttcaAGAATAACAGTACTTGTAGAACAGATTATAAGGAGTTGGTGGAAAAGGCCGTGCATTATGCTGGACACGTTCCTTTAGCTCTTATAGTTTTGGGGTCCTTGTTCTTCAATCGCAAGAGCAAAGAAGACTGGGAAGATGAATTCAACAAATTAAAACGATTTCCCAGTGTAGATATCCAGAAAGTGTTGAGAATAAGTTATGATGGATTgggagaaaatgagaaggagatatTTCTGGATATAGCATGTTTTCATAAAGGGGGGTATGTGGATGTGGTAAAACGAATGTTAGATGTTCGTGGATTCTTTGCGAAAACCGGAATTACAATTCTCATTGATTTGTCTCTCATATCAAAGGATTCAAAATGGGGAAGGGAAACCATAGAGATGCATGATTTGCTACAAGAAATGGGAAGGACAATTGTTCAGGAACAATGTAGTGAAGATCCTGGTAAACGGAAAAGGTTGTTCACTGATGAGGATGTATATCGTGTACTGAAGAGTAATACG GAAACTCCAATTGTTCAAGCCATATTGGTTGATTGGCATAAGATTGAAGAGCGATCATTGAAACGTGCAGACTTCAAAGTGATGTCTAACCTAAAAATGCTAATTGTGgataattttcaaatatttgatcACAACAGAGACTGCAAATTAAACATGTCTCTAGATCTTCCTGATTCTCTTCGTTATATTTACTGGCCTGAATATCCATTGGAATCTTTGTCGGCAAACTTTTCTCCAGAAAATCTTGTTGAGCTTCATATGCCATATAGCAGAGTTAAGAAGCTTTGGAAAGAAGACCAG AGACTTGTGAACTTAGAAGTGATTGATGTGGCGTGGTCTAAAAATCTAATTGAAGTTCCAAATCTCTCTAGAAGTCCAAAAATTGTGCACATAGATCTTCCTGGCTGTGACAAATTGGTTGAAATTCCTCGATATTTTCGAGATCTTGACAAGCTTATTCATATTGATCTTGGACACTGCACCAGCCTCAAGTATCTTTCAGAGATGGCAGGAAATATTAAATACTTAAATTTAGAAGGCAGTGGTATAAAGGAGTTGCCTGAATCAGTTTGGTCTAACGAACATATTTCTTACTTGGATATAAGTCACTGCAAAGACCTTCAGAAACTTCCAAGCAACAAGTGTAACTTGAAAGTCTCTGGTTGTTTTAAAGTAGATGGCTGCACATCTCTTGGTGAGTTTTCTGAGCTTCCCAGGGATATAAGTAAATTATCATTGGTTGGTTGCAAGAGACTTGTGAGTCTACCAACCAACATTTGTAAGTTGAAATGTCTAGAGGAACTCAATCTTTCTGAGTGCTCTAAACTTCAAAACTTCCCAGAGATCTTGGAGCCAATGGAACATTTGAAGTCCTTAAATTTAAGTTCAACAGCGATTGAAGAGCTACACTCATCAATCGAGTTTTTCCCTGCACTCAAAAGACTTACATTAAGTCATTGCCAAAGGCTTTCGAGTATCCCAAAGAGCATTTGTAAGTTGAAATATCTCGAGAAACTCAATCTCTCTTGTTGCTCTAAACTTGAAAACTTCCCAGAGATCTTGGAGCCAATGAAACATTTGGAGTACTTAAATTTAAGTGAAACATCAGTTCAAGAGCTACACTCATCAATCGAGTTTCTCCCTGCTCTAAAAAATATTGAGCTAAAAGGTTGCAAAAGGCTTTCAAGTATCCCAAAGAGCATTTGTAAGTTGAAATATCTCGAGGAACTCGATCTCTCTTACTGCTATGAACTCGAAAGCTTCCCAGAGATCTTGGAGCCAATGGAACATTTGAAGTCCTTAAATTTAAGGGGGACAGCGGTTAGAGAGCTACACTCATCAATCAAGTTTCTCCATGCGCTAAAAAGAATTGAGCTACAAG ATTGCAAAAGGCTTtcaagtattccaaaaagcatTTGTAAGTTGAAATATCTTGAGGAACTCAATCTTTCTTGTTGCTCTAAACTTGAAAACTTCCCAGTGATCTTTGAGCCAATGGAACATTTAAAGTCCTTAAATTTAAGGGGAACAGCGATTAAAGAGCTACACTCATCAATCAAGTTTCTCCCCGCACTCAAAAAAATTGAGCTAGAAGGTTGCAAAAGGCTTTCAAGTATCCCAAGTAGCATTTGTAAATTGAAATATCTCGAGGAACTCAATCTCTCTTGTTGCTTTGAGCTAGAAAACTTCCCAGAGATTTTGGAGCCAATGGAACATTTGAAGTCCTTAAATTTAAGTGGAACAGCGGTTAAAGAGCTACCCTTATCAATCGAGTTTCTCCCTGCTCTCACATATATTCAACTATGTGGTTGCAAAAGGCTTTCAAGTATCCCAACGAGCATTTGTAAGTTGAAATATCTCAAGGAACTCGATCTCTCTTACTGTTCAGAACTTGAAAGCTTCCCAGAGATCTTGGAGCCAATGGAACATTTGGGGTCCTTAAATTTAAGTGGAACAACGGTTGAAGAACTACACTCATCAATTGAGTTTCTCCCTGCTCTCAAAGAAATTCGACTTAGAGATTGCAAAAGGCTTtcaagtattccaaaaagcatTTGTAAGTTGAAATATCTTGAGGAACTCGATCTCTCTTGTTGCTCTCAACTTGAAAACTTCCCAGAAAATTTGGAGCCAATGGAACATTTGAAATCCTTAAATTTGAGTGGAACAATAGTTACAGAGCTACACTCATTAATCAAGTTTCTCCCTGTGCTCAAAAGAATTCAACTACGTGGTTGCGAAAGGCTTTCAAGTATCCCAAAGAACATTTGTAAGTTCAAATATCTCGAGGAACTTGATCTCTCTTATTGCTCTCAGCTTGAAAACTTCCCAGAGATCTTGGAGCCAATGGAACATTTGAAGTCCTTAAATTTTAGTGGAACAGCAGTTAAAGAGTTACACTCATTAATCAAGTTTCTCCCTGCGCTCAAAAGAATTCAACTACGTGGTTGCGAAAGGCTTTCAAGTATCCCAAAGAGCATTTGTAAGCTGAAATATCTCGAGGAACTAGATCTCTCTTGCTGCTCTGAACTTGAAAACTTCCCAGAGATCATGGAGCCGATGGAACATTTGAAGTTCTTAAATTTAAGTGGAACAGCGGTTCAAGAGCTACACTCATCAATCAAGTTTCTCCCTGCGCTCAGAAGAATTCAACTACGAGCTTGCCAAAGTCTTTCAATTATGCCAAAGAACATTTGCAAGTTGAAATATCTTGTGGAACTCGATCTCTCTTATTGCTTTCAGCTTGAAAACTTCCCCGAGTTCTTGGAGCTAATGGAACATTTGAAGTCCTTAAATTTAAGTGGAACAGCTGTTAAAAAGCTACCCTCATCAATTGAGTTTCTGCTTGGGCTCAAAATAATTCAACTCCAAGGTTGCAAAAGGCTTTCAAGTATCCCAAAGAACATTTGTAAGTTGAAATATCTCGAGGAACTCAATCTCTCTTGTTGCTCTGAACTAGAAAACTTCCCAGAGATTTTGGAGCCAATGGAACATTTGAAGTCCTTAAATTTAAGTGGAACAGCGGTTAAAGAGCTACCCTTATCAATCGAGTTTCTCCCTGCTCTCACATATATTCAACTATGTGGTTGCAAAAAGCTTTCAAGTATCCCAAAGAGCATTTGTAAGTTGAAATATCTCAAGGAACTCGATCTCTCTTACTGTTCAGAACTTGAAAGCTTCCCAGAGATCATGGAGCCGATGGAACATTTGAAGTTCTTAAATTTAAGTGGAACAGCGGTTCAAGAGCTACACTCATCAATCGAGTTTCTCCTTGCTCTCAAAGAAATTCAACTACAAGATTGCAAAAGGCTTTCAAGTATTCCAAAGAGCATTTGTAAGTTGAAATATCTCGAGAAACTTGATCTCTCCTGCTGCTCTAAACTTGAAAACTTTCCAGAGATCTTGGAGCCAATGGAACATTTGAAGTCCTTAAATTTAAGTGAAACAACGGTTAAAGAGCTACACTCATCAATCGAGTTTCTCCCTGCTCTCAAAGAAATTCGACTAGGAGATTGCAAAAGGCTTCCAAGTAGCCAAGAGCAGATTGATGACTTGATAAAGGCTTACAACTATCACACAAAGCATTTGTAA
- the LOC126623706 gene encoding disease resistance protein RPV1-like isoform X18, with translation MGLIGFIQVFNIIIIAIGTLLYMCCRSLTFSSSSSAADSDVSAADSAVDSTVVAADDAADIPRRREKYDVFISFRGEDTRNTFTSHLHAALQQKNIETYIDNRLKRGEAIGPALLKAIKKSTLWVIIFSQKYASSTWCLEELVHILKCNDRGQSVIPIFYHTHASDVRKQKGSYEVAFAEHQKRVKDSIDKVPEWKEALTNAANIAGFHHSENTGTDADLVKKVVEHIWTKLCRESSCNLKGLVGIESRIEQIESLLGIHSTDACITVGIWGMGGIGKTTLAQAVFHKLSSKFKGGCFLVNVREREQKDGLEHLQNTLVREIFKEQNLSIGSTLVRDRLSHTKVLIVLDDVSSSMQMESLAGERLQYGTGSRIIITSRDKGTLRQTVEEEKIYEVKGLNPDDALELFCLFAFKNNSTCRTDYKELVEKAVHYAGHVPLALIVLGSLFFNRKSKEDWEDEFNKLKRFPSVDIQKVLRISYDGLGENEKEIFLDIACFHKGGYVDVVKRMLDVRGFFAKTGITILIDLSLISKDSKWGRETIEMHDLLQEMGRTIVQEQCSEDPGKRKRLFTDEDVYRVLKSNTETPIVQAILVDWHKIEERSLKRADFKVMSNLKMLIVDNFQIFDHNRDCKLNMSLDLPDSLRYIYWPEYPLESLSANFSPENLVELHMPYSRVKKLWKEDQRLVNLEVIDVAWSKNLIEVPNLSRSPKIVHIDLPGCDKLVEIPRYFRDLDKLIHIDLGHCTSLKYLSEMAGNIKYLNLEGSGIKELPESVWSNEHISYLDISHCKDLQKLPSNKCNLKVSGCFKVDGCTSLGEFSELPRDISKLSLVGCKRLVSLPTNICKLKCLEELNLSECSKLQNFPEILEPMEHLKSLNLSSTAIEELHSSIEFFPALKRLTLSHCQRLSSIPKSICKLKYLEKLNLSCCSKLENFPEILEPMKHLEYLNLSETSVQELHSSIEFLPALKNIELKDCKRLSSIPKSICKLKYLEELNLSCCSKLENFPVIFEPMEHLKSLNLRGTAIKELHSSIKFLPALKKIELEGCKRLSSIPSSICKLKYLEELNLSCCFELENFPEILEPMEHLKSLNLSGTAVKELPLSIEFLPALTYIQLCGCKRLSSIPTSICKLKYLKELDLSYCSELESFPEILEPMEHLGSLNLSGTTVEELHSSIEFLPALKEIRLRDCKRLSSIPKSICKLKYLEELDLSCCSQLENFPENLEPMEHLKSLNLSGTIVTELHSLIKFLPVLKRIQLRGCERLSSIPKNICKFKYLEELDLSYCSQLENFPEILEPMEHLKSLNFSGTAVKELHSLIKFLPALKRIQLRGCERLSSIPKSICKLKYLEELDLSCCSELENFPEIMEPMEHLKFLNLSGTAVQELHSSIKFLPALRRIQLRACQSLSIMPKNICKLKYLVELDLSYCFQLENFPEFLELMEHLKSLNLSGTAVKKLPSSIEFLLGLKIIQLQGCKRLSSIPKNICKLKYLEELNLSCCSELENFPEILEPMEHLKSLNLSGTAVKELPLSIEFLPALTYIQLCGCKKLSSIPKSICKLKYLKELDLSYCSELESFPEIMEPMEHLKFLNLSGTAVQELHSSIEFLLALKEIQLQDCKRLSSIPKSICKLKYLEKLDLSCCSKLENFPEILEPMEHLKSLNLSETTVKELHSSIEFLPALKEIRLGDCKRLPSSQEQIDDLIKAYNYHTKHL, from the exons atggggttGATTGGGTtcattcaagttttcaacatcatcatcatcgcCATTGGGACTCTGTTGTACATGTGCTGCAGATCATTAACattttcttcttcgtcttctgcGGCAGATTCTGATGTTTCTGCTGCTGATTCTGCCGTTGATTCTACTGTTGTTGCTGCTGATGATGCTGCTGATATCCCCCGCCGTCGAGAAAAGTATGACGTGTTTATCAGCTTCCGAGGTGAGGACACCCGCAATACATTTACCAGCCATCTTCATGCTGCCCTACAGCAGAAGAACATTGAAACCTACATAGATAACAGACTTAAGAGAGGAGAAGCGATCGGACCTGCTCTTCTAAAGGCAATCAAGAAATCGACGCTTTGGGTGATCATTTTCTCACAAAAGTATGCTTCTTCCACATGGTGTTTGGAAGAACTAGTGCATATACTCAAATGCAACGACAGAGGCCAGTCTGTGATACCCATTTTTTACCATACCCATGCATCGGATGTACGAAAACAAAAAGGGAGTTATGAGGTTGCATTTGCTGAACACCAAAAACGTGTCAAGGACAGTATCGACAAGGTGCCCGAGTGGAAGGAGGCTTTGACTAATGCAGCCAATATAGCTGGgtttcaccattctgaaaacACAGG GACGGATGCCGATTTAGTCAAGAAAGTTGTTGAGCATATTTGGACCAAATTGTGTCGCGAATCATCGTGCAATTTAAAGGGCCTTGTTGGAATTGAAAGTCGCATCGAGCAAATCGAATCGCTGTTAGGCATTCATTCAACGGACGCTTGCATCACTGTAGGTATTTGGGGAATGGGTGGTATTGGCAAGACCACCCTTGCTCAAGCCGTATTTCACAAACTCTCTTCTAAATTCAAAGGCGGTTGTTTTCTTGTAAATGTTAGGGAGAGAGAACAAAAAGATGGGCTAGAACACTTGCAAAATACACTTGTCCGTGAGATATTCAAGGAACAAAATTTATCCATAGGATCAACTCTTGTTCGAGATAGGCTCAGCCATACAAAGGtcctcattgttcttgatgatgtgaGTAGTTCAATGCAAATGGAAAGTCTAGCGGGCGAGCGTCTTCAGTATGGCACTGGAAGTAGAATCATTATCACAAGTAGAGACAAGGGCACACTTAGGCAAACTGTTGAAGAGGAAAAGATCTACGAGGTTAAGGGATTAAATCCGGATGATGCTCTTGAgctcttttgtttgtttgctttcaAGAATAACAGTACTTGTAGAACAGATTATAAGGAGTTGGTGGAAAAGGCCGTGCATTATGCTGGACACGTTCCTTTAGCTCTTATAGTTTTGGGGTCCTTGTTCTTCAATCGCAAGAGCAAAGAAGACTGGGAAGATGAATTCAACAAATTAAAACGATTTCCCAGTGTAGATATCCAGAAAGTGTTGAGAATAAGTTATGATGGATTgggagaaaatgagaaggagatatTTCTGGATATAGCATGTTTTCATAAAGGGGGGTATGTGGATGTGGTAAAACGAATGTTAGATGTTCGTGGATTCTTTGCGAAAACCGGAATTACAATTCTCATTGATTTGTCTCTCATATCAAAGGATTCAAAATGGGGAAGGGAAACCATAGAGATGCATGATTTGCTACAAGAAATGGGAAGGACAATTGTTCAGGAACAATGTAGTGAAGATCCTGGTAAACGGAAAAGGTTGTTCACTGATGAGGATGTATATCGTGTACTGAAGAGTAATACG GAAACTCCAATTGTTCAAGCCATATTGGTTGATTGGCATAAGATTGAAGAGCGATCATTGAAACGTGCAGACTTCAAAGTGATGTCTAACCTAAAAATGCTAATTGTGgataattttcaaatatttgatcACAACAGAGACTGCAAATTAAACATGTCTCTAGATCTTCCTGATTCTCTTCGTTATATTTACTGGCCTGAATATCCATTGGAATCTTTGTCGGCAAACTTTTCTCCAGAAAATCTTGTTGAGCTTCATATGCCATATAGCAGAGTTAAGAAGCTTTGGAAAGAAGACCAG AGACTTGTGAACTTAGAAGTGATTGATGTGGCGTGGTCTAAAAATCTAATTGAAGTTCCAAATCTCTCTAGAAGTCCAAAAATTGTGCACATAGATCTTCCTGGCTGTGACAAATTGGTTGAAATTCCTCGATATTTTCGAGATCTTGACAAGCTTATTCATATTGATCTTGGACACTGCACCAGCCTCAAGTATCTTTCAGAGATGGCAGGAAATATTAAATACTTAAATTTAGAAGGCAGTGGTATAAAGGAGTTGCCTGAATCAGTTTGGTCTAACGAACATATTTCTTACTTGGATATAAGTCACTGCAAAGACCTTCAGAAACTTCCAAGCAACAAGTGTAACTTGAAAGTCTCTGGTTGTTTTAAAGTAGATGGCTGCACATCTCTTGGTGAGTTTTCTGAGCTTCCCAGGGATATAAGTAAATTATCATTGGTTGGTTGCAAGAGACTTGTGAGTCTACCAACCAACATTTGTAAGTTGAAATGTCTAGAGGAACTCAATCTTTCTGAGTGCTCTAAACTTCAAAACTTCCCAGAGATCTTGGAGCCAATGGAACATTTGAAGTCCTTAAATTTAAGTTCAACAGCGATTGAAGAGCTACACTCATCAATCGAGTTTTTCCCTGCACTCAAAAGACTTACATTAAGTCATTGCCAAAGGCTTTCGAGTATCCCAAAGAGCATTTGTAAGTTGAAATATCTCGAGAAACTCAATCTCTCTTGTTGCTCTAAACTTGAAAACTTCCCAGAGATCTTGGAGCCAATGAAACATTTGGAGTACTTAAATTTAAGTGAAACATCAGTTCAAGAGCTACACTCATCAATCGAGTTTCTCCCTGCTCTAAAAAATATTGAGCTAAAAG ATTGCAAAAGGCTTtcaagtattccaaaaagcatTTGTAAGTTGAAATATCTTGAGGAACTCAATCTTTCTTGTTGCTCTAAACTTGAAAACTTCCCAGTGATCTTTGAGCCAATGGAACATTTAAAGTCCTTAAATTTAAGGGGAACAGCGATTAAAGAGCTACACTCATCAATCAAGTTTCTCCCCGCACTCAAAAAAATTGAGCTAGAAGGTTGCAAAAGGCTTTCAAGTATCCCAAGTAGCATTTGTAAATTGAAATATCTCGAGGAACTCAATCTCTCTTGTTGCTTTGAGCTAGAAAACTTCCCAGAGATTTTGGAGCCAATGGAACATTTGAAGTCCTTAAATTTAAGTGGAACAGCGGTTAAAGAGCTACCCTTATCAATCGAGTTTCTCCCTGCTCTCACATATATTCAACTATGTGGTTGCAAAAGGCTTTCAAGTATCCCAACGAGCATTTGTAAGTTGAAATATCTCAAGGAACTCGATCTCTCTTACTGTTCAGAACTTGAAAGCTTCCCAGAGATCTTGGAGCCAATGGAACATTTGGGGTCCTTAAATTTAAGTGGAACAACGGTTGAAGAACTACACTCATCAATTGAGTTTCTCCCTGCTCTCAAAGAAATTCGACTTAGAGATTGCAAAAGGCTTtcaagtattccaaaaagcatTTGTAAGTTGAAATATCTTGAGGAACTCGATCTCTCTTGTTGCTCTCAACTTGAAAACTTCCCAGAAAATTTGGAGCCAATGGAACATTTGAAATCCTTAAATTTGAGTGGAACAATAGTTACAGAGCTACACTCATTAATCAAGTTTCTCCCTGTGCTCAAAAGAATTCAACTACGTGGTTGCGAAAGGCTTTCAAGTATCCCAAAGAACATTTGTAAGTTCAAATATCTCGAGGAACTTGATCTCTCTTATTGCTCTCAGCTTGAAAACTTCCCAGAGATCTTGGAGCCAATGGAACATTTGAAGTCCTTAAATTTTAGTGGAACAGCAGTTAAAGAGTTACACTCATTAATCAAGTTTCTCCCTGCGCTCAAAAGAATTCAACTACGTGGTTGCGAAAGGCTTTCAAGTATCCCAAAGAGCATTTGTAAGCTGAAATATCTCGAGGAACTAGATCTCTCTTGCTGCTCTGAACTTGAAAACTTCCCAGAGATCATGGAGCCGATGGAACATTTGAAGTTCTTAAATTTAAGTGGAACAGCGGTTCAAGAGCTACACTCATCAATCAAGTTTCTCCCTGCGCTCAGAAGAATTCAACTACGAGCTTGCCAAAGTCTTTCAATTATGCCAAAGAACATTTGCAAGTTGAAATATCTTGTGGAACTCGATCTCTCTTATTGCTTTCAGCTTGAAAACTTCCCCGAGTTCTTGGAGCTAATGGAACATTTGAAGTCCTTAAATTTAAGTGGAACAGCTGTTAAAAAGCTACCCTCATCAATTGAGTTTCTGCTTGGGCTCAAAATAATTCAACTCCAAGGTTGCAAAAGGCTTTCAAGTATCCCAAAGAACATTTGTAAGTTGAAATATCTCGAGGAACTCAATCTCTCTTGTTGCTCTGAACTAGAAAACTTCCCAGAGATTTTGGAGCCAATGGAACATTTGAAGTCCTTAAATTTAAGTGGAACAGCGGTTAAAGAGCTACCCTTATCAATCGAGTTTCTCCCTGCTCTCACATATATTCAACTATGTGGTTGCAAAAAGCTTTCAAGTATCCCAAAGAGCATTTGTAAGTTGAAATATCTCAAGGAACTCGATCTCTCTTACTGTTCAGAACTTGAAAGCTTCCCAGAGATCATGGAGCCGATGGAACATTTGAAGTTCTTAAATTTAAGTGGAACAGCGGTTCAAGAGCTACACTCATCAATCGAGTTTCTCCTTGCTCTCAAAGAAATTCAACTACAAGATTGCAAAAGGCTTTCAAGTATTCCAAAGAGCATTTGTAAGTTGAAATATCTCGAGAAACTTGATCTCTCCTGCTGCTCTAAACTTGAAAACTTTCCAGAGATCTTGGAGCCAATGGAACATTTGAAGTCCTTAAATTTAAGTGAAACAACGGTTAAAGAGCTACACTCATCAATCGAGTTTCTCCCTGCTCTCAAAGAAATTCGACTAGGAGATTGCAAAAGGCTTCCAAGTAGCCAAGAGCAGATTGATGACTTGATAAAGGCTTACAACTATCACACAAAGCATTTGTAA